The sequence GCCGCAGGCGGCCGACTTCTCGCGCTACCAGACATTGCTGTCGACCGCCGAAAACAGCGCCGGCGCCGCCTTCACCTCGTCGCTGCGCAACAGCCTGGAGATCGCCGGCATGGCGACGCTGGCAGCGTTGGCCTTGGCCATCCCCGCCGGCTGGGCGGTGTCGCGCACGCCGGCGATCGGCTGGTCGCTGTCGATGGTCATCGCCACCTATATGCTGCCGCCGGTGGCGCTCGCCGTGCCGCTCTATATGGGCCTGTCGCATCTTGGCCTGCTCAACAATGTCTTCGGCCTGGCGCTGGTTTATCTGACCATTCTGGCGCCCTTCACCACCTGGCTGATGAAATCCGGCTTCGATTCCATCCCGCGCGAGATCGAGGCGGCGGCGATGATCGACGGTGCCGGCCTGTTCCAGACGCTGCGCATCATCACGCTGCCGCTCGCCGCACCCGTGATGGCGACATCGGCGCTGTTTGCCGTGCTGCTCGCCTGGGACGAATTCTTCTACGCGCTGCTGTTCACCTCCGACCAGCGCGCAAAAACCTTGACCGTCGCCATCGCCGATTTGGCCGGCGGTCGTGTTTCCGACTACGGGCTGATCGCCACCGCCGGCGTGCTGGCCGCCTTGCCGCCGGTGCTGATCGGACTGGTCATGCAGCGCGCGCTGATCTCGGGCCTGACCAGCGGCGGTGTGAAGGGATGATGATGACTGCAGAAAAAACCCGACCGGCCGGACTGGTCGCCATCGACCGCGAAATGGCGCGCCAGCACGCGGATGCGCGTGCGTCGTTCGAGAACAACGCTGCCATGGCGGCAAACGTTGCCGACTCAATCAGGAAGACAGGCCGTTTGCTGCTGCTCGGCATGGGCGGTTCGCACGCGGTCGGGCGCGCCGTCGAGCCGCTCTACCGCGCGCTCGGCGTCGATGCGCTGGCCCTGCCGCTCTCCGAACAGCTCGGTCAACTGGTGCCACTCAACGGCAAGACGGTGCTCATCACCTCGCAGTCCGGCGAGAGCGCCGAGGTCGTCAGATGGTTTGCCGAGGCCGGCAGCGCTGCCGATGTTTTCGGGCTGACGCTGGAAGGCGGTTCTTTCCTCGCCCGCACCGCGCCTTGCCTGGTCGGCGCCGGCGGGACCGAACTGGCCTTCGCCGCCACCCGCAGCCTGACCGTGACCTTCGCCTTGCATCTGGCCATCCTGGCCGCACTCGGCGAAGACCCAAGTGCCGCTCTTGGCGCACTGGACCGGCCGCAGGACAGCGACATCACGCAGGCACTCGCCGCGTTGGAA is a genomic window of Mesorhizobium huakuii containing:
- a CDS encoding carbohydrate ABC transporter permease, with the protein product MERRSPAFTIFVYACAVLLAAIILAPIAWLFIMSISPAADLAAKPLRWWPQAADFSRYQTLLSTAENSAGAAFTSSLRNSLEIAGMATLAALALAIPAGWAVSRTPAIGWSLSMVIATYMLPPVALAVPLYMGLSHLGLLNNVFGLALVYLTILAPFTTWLMKSGFDSIPREIEAAAMIDGAGLFQTLRIITLPLAAPVMATSALFAVLLAWDEFFYALLFTSDQRAKTLTVAIADLAGGRVSDYGLIATAGVLAALPPVLIGLVMQRALISGLTSGGVKG
- a CDS encoding SIS domain-containing protein encodes the protein MMMTAEKTRPAGLVAIDREMARQHADARASFENNAAMAANVADSIRKTGRLLLLGMGGSHAVGRAVEPLYRALGVDALALPLSEQLGQLVPLNGKTVLITSQSGESAEVVRWFAEAGSAADVFGLTLEGGSFLARTAPCLVGAGGTELAFAATRSLTVTFALHLAILAALGEDPSAALGALDRPQDSDITQALAALEKVTSIVTSGRRLQGVAEALALGLTELSRLPCFALEGGQLRHGPMEMLGPKVGVILFRGNDPTAELVTAMALSIVEAGAPLIIFDASGQPPVAGAVTLSFKPASGLAAVFAMLPVAQRLMIAFADARVDNAGTPVRSTKITRSE